A stretch of Kaistella flava (ex Peng et al. 2021) DNA encodes these proteins:
- a CDS encoding helix-turn-helix domain-containing protein yields the protein MQTKKPLISYVVKTQYITNNVGLKTLYLKVFTDENIVDARKKAFEYYNTAIHVLENEGEIIKDTNSEKIIYKIPENYDQGIGIYLRINEDVNKFGIADKADTKYMIEAHYNLSHREARSMKVGKETEKKYYELLKLNFEQDQNNKIPFSAIRLELLAELNRIKATSFEKIDFVDYRDREESIEQLLESTCAFLNTNGGTIIFGQNPSMDDNQDLHNIFGNAFTIEKLLTTSFPKEKQHFTFNKRNLMGCQFLEITINKSETDCFYGGQFYYRCAVGNVLDMDKNCL from the coding sequence ATGCAAACCAAAAAACCGCTCATTAGTTATGTTGTAAAAACACAGTATATTACCAATAATGTAGGATTAAAAACGCTTTATTTAAAAGTTTTCACCGATGAAAACATTGTGGATGCTCGTAAAAAAGCATTTGAATATTACAATACTGCAATTCATGTTTTAGAAAACGAAGGTGAAATTATAAAAGATACCAATTCTGAAAAAATCATCTATAAAATTCCTGAAAACTATGATCAGGGAATTGGAATTTATCTACGGATTAATGAAGACGTAAATAAGTTCGGAATTGCAGATAAAGCAGATACAAAATATATGATTGAAGCGCATTATAACCTTTCACATCGTGAAGCGAGAAGTATGAAAGTTGGTAAAGAAACGGAGAAAAAATATTACGAATTACTAAAATTAAACTTTGAGCAAGACCAAAATAACAAAATTCCTTTTTCGGCAATAAGATTAGAATTATTAGCAGAACTCAATCGAATTAAAGCAACTTCTTTTGAGAAGATAGATTTTGTGGATTATCGAGACCGAGAAGAAAGTATAGAACAACTTCTGGAAAGCACGTGCGCTTTTTTGAACACCAATGGAGGAACCATCATCTTTGGGCAAAATCCATCGATGGATGATAATCAAGACTTGCACAATATTTTCGGAAATGCGTTTACTATTGAGAAATTACTAACTACTTCTTTTCCAAAAGAAAAGCAACATTTCACTTTTAATAAAAGAAATTTAATGGGCTGTCAATTTTTAGAAATTACGATAAACAAAAGCGAAACCGATTGTTTTTATGGTGGTCAGTTTTATTATCGTTGTGCGGTTGGGAATGTTTTGGATATGGATAAGAATTGTTTGTGA
- a CDS encoding protein NO VEIN domain-containing protein — MEKFVSWLGQNTKIKTSKSYAQGVEKFAERQNLSKIFEANSSQLDGLLNTFDENTIFEKNDKSHLKRFIESKGLDPNEYSIFDRKENEKKSKKTEKTAINDITEHFTKEGYEVNNVETDNCGWDLEAIKGNENLLLEVKGLSGKFYTINLSENEYKKLKELDKKNQKNYRICIVTNCKSAKSKRVKLFLKYDGSEFLSDINTPIKKEEIISVRLRSDSSKKRLKN; from the coding sequence ATGGAAAAATTTGTATCATGGCTAGGACAGAATACTAAAATTAAGACTTCTAAAAGTTATGCGCAAGGAGTTGAAAAATTTGCAGAAAGACAAAATTTAAGTAAAATTTTTGAAGCGAATAGTTCTCAACTGGATGGTTTACTGAATACTTTTGATGAAAATACAATATTTGAAAAAAATGATAAGTCACATTTAAAAAGATTTATAGAATCTAAAGGATTAGATCCAAATGAATATTCAATTTTTGATAGAAAGGAAAATGAAAAGAAATCAAAAAAAACTGAAAAGACTGCAATAAACGATATTACTGAACATTTTACTAAAGAAGGTTATGAAGTAAATAATGTCGAAACAGATAATTGCGGATGGGATTTAGAGGCAATTAAAGGGAACGAGAACTTATTACTAGAAGTTAAAGGCTTATCTGGTAAATTTTACACTATCAACTTAAGTGAAAATGAGTATAAAAAACTAAAAGAGTTAGATAAAAAAAATCAAAAAAATTATAGAATTTGTATTGTTACGAACTGTAAATCAGCAAAATCTAAAAGAGTGAAATTATTTTTAAAATACGATGGTTCGGAATTTCTATCTGATATAAATACTCCAATAAAAAAAGAGGAAATAATTTCTGTAAGATTGCGAAGTGATTCTAGTAAAAAAAGACTTAAAAACTAA
- a CDS encoding bifunctional transcriptional activator/DNA repair enzyme AdaA, with the protein MELSDDIMYQASVDKNPDFEGVFWMGVKTTGIFCRPTCTARKPKPENVEFFQNTKDAILKGYRPCKVCKPLENPDETPEYIQQILEELREDPSLKFKDFDLIQRGLEPATVRRWFQKNHGMTFHSFQRMFRLNTAFKKIQQGENIMETAYDSGFESLSGFNESFKSIFGVSPKNSKTQRIIDLKRIETPIGTMYAAAVEEGICMLEFTDRKMVETEFKDLAKSLNATIVQGENPHFKTLEKELSEYFEGNRTEFTVPLSPVGTEFQKSVWKVLLKIPYGETWTYRKQSEVLGDAKKVRAVANANGMNKISIIIPCHRVIGSNGTLTGYGGGIWRKQKLLELEKAILF; encoded by the coding sequence ATGGAACTTTCAGACGACATCATGTACCAAGCCTCCGTTGACAAAAACCCTGATTTCGAAGGCGTTTTCTGGATGGGCGTAAAAACTACCGGAATTTTTTGCCGACCGACTTGTACCGCTCGAAAGCCAAAACCTGAGAACGTTGAGTTCTTTCAAAATACAAAAGATGCCATTTTAAAAGGCTATCGTCCTTGCAAGGTTTGTAAGCCACTGGAAAATCCAGATGAAACTCCCGAATATATTCAGCAAATTTTAGAAGAACTGCGAGAAGATCCTTCTTTGAAATTTAAAGATTTCGATTTGATTCAACGTGGACTGGAACCTGCAACAGTAAGAAGATGGTTTCAGAAAAATCATGGAATGACCTTTCATTCTTTTCAAAGAATGTTTCGATTAAATACCGCTTTCAAAAAAATCCAGCAAGGAGAAAATATTATGGAAACTGCTTATGATAGTGGCTTCGAAAGTTTAAGTGGTTTTAATGAAAGTTTCAAATCCATATTTGGCGTTTCTCCCAAAAATTCGAAAACCCAAAGAATCATTGATTTAAAAAGAATTGAAACTCCCATCGGAACCATGTACGCTGCCGCAGTGGAAGAAGGGATTTGTATGCTCGAATTCACCGACCGAAAAATGGTGGAAACCGAATTCAAAGATTTAGCAAAATCATTAAATGCAACCATTGTTCAAGGTGAAAATCCACATTTCAAAACTTTAGAAAAAGAACTTTCAGAATATTTCGAAGGAAATCGAACAGAATTTACCGTTCCGCTTTCTCCTGTAGGAACAGAATTTCAGAAATCTGTCTGGAAAGTTTTACTGAAAATTCCTTATGGCGAAACCTGGACTTATCGTAAACAATCGGAAGTTTTAGGAGATGCTAAAAAAGTCCGTGCTGTTGCCAACGCTAATGGTATGAATAAAATCTCAATCATCATTCCGTGTCATCGAGTAATTGGAAGCAATGGAACTTTAACCGGTTATGGAGGTGGAATCTGGCGCAAACAAAAACTATTGGAATTGGAGAAAGCGATTCTTTTCTAA
- a CDS encoding DUF2911 domain-containing protein, which produces MKKLFVTVFLSLSVLGFSQFSVPTASPRQKVEQQFSMTKISVDYSRPGVKGRKVFGELVPYGKVWRAGANSATKITFEQNVNFGGKDLMAGTYGLFIVPTEKEWKVILNKDSQQWGAYTYDEKLNVVEVTVPVQKLSEKQEWFEIALNPIDIHSTDLVFKWDTTKVAVTVKEAKPEVVAKIIDKLNEIKQIEKDAAAKK; this is translated from the coding sequence ATGAAAAAATTATTTGTTACCGTATTTTTATCGCTTTCCGTTTTGGGCTTTTCACAGTTCAGTGTTCCTACGGCAAGTCCACGTCAGAAGGTAGAACAGCAGTTCTCGATGACCAAAATTTCTGTTGATTATAGCCGTCCTGGTGTTAAGGGAAGAAAGGTTTTTGGCGAACTCGTTCCTTATGGAAAAGTTTGGCGTGCCGGAGCCAATTCTGCGACCAAGATTACATTTGAGCAAAATGTTAACTTCGGTGGAAAAGATCTGATGGCCGGAACTTATGGCCTTTTCATCGTTCCAACAGAAAAAGAATGGAAAGTCATTTTAAATAAAGATTCCCAACAGTGGGGCGCTTACACTTATGATGAAAAACTGAATGTTGTTGAAGTTACCGTTCCTGTTCAGAAATTATCTGAAAAACAAGAATGGTTTGAAATTGCTCTAAATCCTATTGATATTCATTCCACCGATTTAGTTTTTAAATGGGATACTACCAAAGTTGCAGTTACTGTAAAAGAAGCTAAGCCAGAAGTAGTAGCAAAAATCATTGATAAACTTAATGAAATAAAGCAGATTGAAAAAGATGCAGCAGCTAAAAAATAA
- a CDS encoding ABC transporter permease/substrate-binding protein, whose protein sequence is MNLWERRTYFLNLLAEHLLLSLGSLLAVTLLGISLGIFVFYSTKSRKIILPLINFLYTIPSIAMFGLLIPLVGIGLKNALIVLILYGLLPIVRSTYSGLKEVPPQLVEAAQGLGSTPKQVFKNIYFPLALPSILSGLRITVVMIVALTGLAALIGAGGLGQAIFRGLNTMNTGLIVTGSLGISLFAILGDQWIGQFEKDQSLLRLISKNATKKQKNRIIYPSVFVLICTIAALFYLNPLGANNEKTIVVASKPTSEQFILGEIIAQDIEANTDIKVDRKFGIGGGTTNIHPAMLSGDLDVYVEYTGTAWLNVLKEKLPENHQINFDELNEIYQKQFKLKWLGLLGFNNTYGLAISKEDSQKRDITDYSQLALQSQDFTFGAEFDFFERTDAFPGFKKVYQFQFKKLEEMDINLRYKAFEEGKINAVDVFTTDAQIKKLDLKVLQDDKNYFPNYEAGIVIRQEILEKYPEFEPLLNKLQKKISTEKMQQLNYEVEIEKKSPAEVAKNFLKNLKN, encoded by the coding sequence ATGAATCTTTGGGAGCGCCGCACTTATTTTCTCAATCTTCTTGCAGAACATCTATTGCTTTCTTTAGGTTCCCTTCTGGCAGTGACTTTACTGGGGATTTCGCTGGGGATTTTTGTTTTTTATTCGACAAAAAGTCGAAAAATTATTCTGCCTTTAATTAATTTTCTCTATACTATTCCTTCAATTGCTATGTTTGGTTTATTGATTCCATTAGTTGGAATCGGGTTGAAAAATGCGCTTATTGTTTTAATTTTATACGGACTTCTCCCGATTGTTAGAAGTACATATAGCGGATTGAAAGAAGTTCCGCCACAATTAGTAGAAGCCGCGCAAGGTCTGGGTTCAACGCCAAAACAAGTCTTCAAAAATATTTATTTTCCGCTCGCTTTACCTTCTATTTTATCGGGTTTAAGAATCACCGTCGTAATGATCGTTGCTTTAACTGGTTTAGCGGCTTTAATTGGAGCTGGAGGATTAGGTCAAGCAATTTTCCGAGGTTTAAATACCATGAATACAGGATTGATTGTAACAGGATCTCTCGGTATTTCACTGTTTGCAATATTGGGTGATCAATGGATTGGTCAGTTTGAAAAAGATCAAAGTTTACTGAGATTAATTTCTAAAAATGCTACCAAAAAGCAAAAAAACAGAATTATTTATCCAAGTGTTTTTGTTTTGATTTGTACGATTGCTGCTTTGTTTTATCTAAATCCTTTAGGTGCCAATAATGAGAAAACCATTGTTGTAGCTTCAAAACCGACGAGTGAACAGTTTATTTTAGGAGAAATTATTGCACAGGATATCGAAGCAAATACCGATATTAAAGTCGACCGAAAATTTGGAATCGGTGGTGGAACGACCAATATTCACCCAGCAATGTTATCCGGAGATTTAGATGTTTATGTAGAATATACAGGAACGGCGTGGCTCAATGTTTTGAAGGAAAAATTGCCAGAAAATCATCAGATTAATTTTGATGAATTAAATGAAATCTATCAAAAGCAATTCAAATTAAAATGGCTCGGACTTTTAGGTTTCAATAATACTTATGGTTTGGCAATTTCAAAAGAGGATTCGCAGAAGCGAGATATTACAGATTACTCACAACTTGCGCTGCAAAGTCAGGATTTTACATTCGGTGCAGAATTCGATTTTTTTGAAAGAACTGATGCTTTTCCAGGTTTTAAAAAAGTATATCAATTTCAGTTTAAAAAATTAGAGGAAATGGATATTAATCTGCGATACAAGGCTTTTGAGGAAGGAAAGATCAATGCGGTTGATGTTTTTACGACCGATGCTCAAATTAAAAAATTAGATTTAAAAGTTCTACAAGACGATAAAAATTATTTCCCAAACTATGAAGCGGGAATTGTAATCCGGCAGGAAATTTTAGAAAAATACCCGGAGTTCGAACCACTTTTAAACAAACTTCAGAAGAAAATTTCAACCGAAAAAATGCAGCAACTTAATTACGAAGTAGAAATAGAAAAGAAAAGTCCCGCAGAAGTGGCGAAAAATTTCCTAAAAAATTTAAAGAATTAA
- the msrB gene encoding peptide-methionine (R)-S-oxide reductase MsrB codes for MGFQNMNAQRIQKVNGKNIINPYYSRTDIKILKLPNSTWKKVLNKDLYSVSRLNETEMANTGKYNKFDGIGTYYCAACGNALFKSDAKFASTCGWPSFFETIRPKSVIYKKDESYNMERTEVRCGRCDAHLGHLFDDGPTANKKRFCMNSISLEFEPIVKKSK; via the coding sequence ATGGGTTTTCAAAATATGAATGCTCAAAGAATTCAGAAGGTGAATGGTAAAAATATAATCAATCCTTATTACTCACGAACAGATATCAAAATTCTTAAACTTCCCAATTCAACCTGGAAAAAAGTATTGAACAAAGATCTATATTCTGTTTCCCGATTGAATGAAACTGAAATGGCAAACACTGGAAAGTATAATAAATTTGACGGAATCGGAACGTATTACTGCGCTGCGTGCGGAAACGCACTTTTCAAATCAGATGCAAAATTCGCCAGCACTTGTGGATGGCCAAGTTTTTTTGAAACCATTCGTCCAAAATCGGTGATCTATAAAAAAGACGAATCTTATAATATGGAAAGAACCGAAGTGAGATGTGGAAGATGTGATGCACATTTAGGACACTTGTTCGATGACGGCCCAACAGCTAACAAAAAGAGATTTTGCATGAATTCTATTTCTCTTGAATTTGAACCTATTGTGAAAAAATCAAAATAA
- a CDS encoding RNA polymerase sigma factor — MIKEILSPDQIISLLLSRDEKGFNYLYKNYSGALYGVIFRIVRYEEEANEVLQDVFVKIWNSVKSFDSNKASLYTWMLNIARNSAIDRLKSKSFQNDLQNQSIPDFVNDHVALSTEQKHEFNEIQKGVNTLRDDYKILINKAYFGGFTQEEIAEELGVPLGTVKTRTRAALLELKNILKEFTVIILFLFIK; from the coding sequence TTGATAAAAGAAATCCTTTCACCAGATCAAATTATATCTTTACTATTAAGTAGAGATGAAAAGGGTTTTAATTATTTGTACAAAAATTATTCGGGAGCACTTTACGGGGTGATTTTCAGAATCGTTCGGTATGAAGAAGAGGCGAATGAAGTTTTGCAGGATGTCTTTGTTAAAATCTGGAATTCTGTAAAAAGTTTCGATTCTAATAAAGCTTCATTATACACGTGGATGTTGAATATCGCTAGGAATTCTGCCATCGACCGTTTAAAATCAAAATCTTTTCAGAACGATTTACAAAACCAAAGTATCCCCGATTTCGTAAATGACCATGTAGCACTTTCTACGGAACAGAAACATGAATTTAACGAAATACAAAAAGGAGTGAATACTTTGCGCGACGATTACAAAATATTAATTAACAAAGCCTACTTCGGTGGATTTACACAGGAGGAAATTGCAGAAGAATTGGGAGTCCCGTTGGGAACGGTGAAAACCAGAACCAGAGCGGCACTATTAGAACTAAAAAATATACTGAAAGAATTTACAGTGATCATCTTATTTCTTTTCATTAAATAA
- a CDS encoding fasciclin domain-containing protein gives MKFLKITTAALALTMTLAIGNNANAQMMAKKEKTVMVGGSKMYPTKNIVENAMNSKDHTTLVAAVKAAGLVETLESKGPFTVFAPTNEAFAKLPKGTVETLLKPENKAMLTKILTYHVVPGKISAEDLWMWTKKNGGKYMAKTVEGEELTFWTKGKDMYIKDAKGNSAKITIADVNQSNGVIHVIDTVLMP, from the coding sequence ATGAAATTCTTAAAAATCACAACGGCAGCTTTAGCATTAACAATGACTTTAGCCATCGGAAACAATGCGAACGCGCAAATGATGGCGAAAAAAGAAAAAACAGTGATGGTCGGAGGATCGAAAATGTATCCTACCAAAAATATCGTTGAAAATGCGATGAACTCCAAAGACCATACTACTTTAGTTGCAGCCGTAAAAGCAGCCGGATTAGTTGAAACTTTAGAAAGTAAAGGGCCTTTCACGGTTTTTGCTCCAACTAACGAAGCTTTCGCTAAATTACCAAAAGGTACAGTAGAAACGCTGCTTAAGCCAGAAAACAAAGCAATGCTTACTAAAATTTTAACGTACCACGTTGTTCCAGGAAAAATTTCTGCCGAAGATCTTTGGATGTGGACTAAGAAAAATGGCGGAAAATATATGGCAAAAACAGTAGAAGGTGAAGAATTAACGTTCTGGACCAAAGGAAAAGATATGTATATTAAAGATGCAAAAGGGAATTCAGCGAAAATTACCATTGCAGATGTTAATCAGTCAAATGGCGTAATTCACGTGATCGACACGGTATTAATGCCATAG
- a CDS encoding nuclear transport factor 2 family protein, translated as MNPDDLKNIAKLWFKAFNEHQLENLLELYDDNAEHFSPKLKIREPKTNGLIKGKDSLRNWWKECFERLPTLQYEVNKLTADSEQVFMEYTRKVEGEEDLLIGEVLEIKDGKIIFSRVYHG; from the coding sequence ATGAATCCAGACGATTTAAAAAATATTGCAAAACTTTGGTTTAAAGCATTTAATGAACATCAATTAGAAAACCTGCTGGAACTTTATGATGATAACGCAGAACATTTCAGTCCAAAATTGAAAATTCGCGAACCTAAAACCAATGGATTAATAAAAGGAAAAGACTCGCTTAGAAATTGGTGGAAAGAATGTTTCGAAAGATTACCAACTTTGCAATATGAAGTAAATAAATTAACCGCCGATTCTGAACAGGTTTTTATGGAATATACCAGAAAAGTTGAGGGAGAAGAAGATTTGCTAATTGGCGAAGTTTTGGAAATCAAGGACGGAAAAATTATTTTCTCCAGAGTTTATCACGGTTGA
- a CDS encoding anti-sigma factor domain-containing protein, protein MDIKNYISSGVIEAYAMGNLSSEESSILECVMKNNAEVKAVVFEAQQTFEKLATGQAIEPPAYLEAAIRSKLEFGNTESSDGKVIPLNQKKATDIPTNNFPSWMKAASVAVLFGLGYLGYEVNSKNNQLQQVVQNNTELSTKLYSLEEMNTMLINSKRIQLKGVEKHPDMLAEVFWNDSKQVYLDIKNLPAAPSGKQYQLWAIVDGKPVDMGMYNNEKNSTVQPMKSVANPQAFAITLEKEGGNATPTMDEMYVMGTV, encoded by the coding sequence GTGGATATAAAAAATTACATATCATCAGGCGTTATCGAAGCTTATGCGATGGGAAATCTTTCCAGCGAGGAATCTTCTATTTTAGAATGTGTGATGAAAAACAATGCAGAAGTTAAAGCCGTGGTTTTTGAAGCACAGCAAACTTTTGAGAAATTAGCGACAGGACAGGCGATTGAACCACCTGCTTATTTAGAGGCTGCAATTCGCAGTAAATTAGAGTTTGGAAATACAGAATCATCTGATGGAAAAGTAATTCCTTTAAATCAAAAAAAAGCAACTGATATACCAACAAATAATTTCCCCAGTTGGATGAAAGCAGCTTCTGTAGCCGTTTTATTTGGATTAGGGTATTTGGGATATGAAGTGAATTCTAAAAATAATCAACTTCAGCAAGTTGTGCAGAATAACACAGAACTTTCTACTAAGCTTTATAGTTTAGAAGAAATGAATACAATGCTAATTAATTCGAAAAGAATTCAGTTGAAAGGTGTAGAAAAACATCCTGATATGTTAGCAGAAGTATTTTGGAACGACTCGAAACAAGTGTATTTGGATATTAAAAATCTACCTGCAGCACCGTCGGGTAAACAATATCAATTGTGGGCTATTGTTGATGGCAAACCTGTAGATATGGGAATGTACAATAATGAAAAAAATTCGACCGTTCAACCTATGAAATCCGTGGCAAATCCTCAAGCCTTCGCAATCACTTTGGAAAAAGAAGGTGGAAATGCAACTCCAACAATGGACGAAATGTATGTGATGGGAACGGTTTAA
- a CDS encoding GNAT family N-acetyltransferase, producing MNFSMQPTLENEHIKLVPLLESDLERLFAVASDPEVWAMHPNKERYKKEVFQNFFNGAIESKGAFLIIDKHSEEVLGSTRFYDFNENDKSIFIGYTFYGTKSWGRNINSQVKKMMLNYIFQFVNKVIFHVGKDNIRSVKAMTKLGAENLGEEEVAYFGEATKTNVVFQIKKEDWELKQNLH from the coding sequence ATGAATTTCTCCATGCAACCAACTTTAGAAAACGAACATATCAAATTAGTTCCTTTGCTGGAAAGTGATTTAGAAAGATTATTTGCTGTTGCTTCTGATCCCGAAGTTTGGGCGATGCATCCAAATAAAGAGCGTTACAAAAAAGAAGTTTTTCAGAATTTCTTTAATGGTGCCATTGAAAGTAAAGGTGCTTTTTTAATCATCGACAAGCATTCGGAAGAAGTTTTAGGAAGCACAAGATTTTATGACTTTAACGAAAATGATAAAAGCATTTTCATTGGTTATACTTTTTACGGCACAAAATCTTGGGGAAGAAACATCAATTCGCAAGTGAAGAAAATGATGTTAAATTATATTTTTCAATTCGTAAATAAAGTTATTTTCCATGTAGGAAAAGATAATATCCGCTCAGTAAAGGCGATGACTAAACTCGGTGCAGAAAATCTAGGTGAAGAAGAAGTTGCCTATTTTGGAGAGGCAACGAAAACGAATGTCGTTTTTCAAATCAAAAAAGAGGACTGGGAATTGAAGCAGAATTTACATTGA
- a CDS encoding T9SS type A sorting domain-containing protein, whose amino-acid sequence MKSILLFLLFTSQFLFSQLNINHSVTLNICDNNLDGIEMVDLNNTIPLISSDATLTYKFFNTNSDAQNNINPIPNVNIVTSNKIIFVRVTALSSMIDFAVIQINLLDCSMSTSDHVFTKKTVVFPNPAHDYISINSKENFALKEIYSLDGNKIKSSKENKIFISELKPGVYILKLLKNNSFETIKFIKL is encoded by the coding sequence ATGAAATCAATTTTACTTTTTTTGCTTTTTACGAGTCAATTTTTATTCTCGCAACTTAATATTAATCACAGTGTGACGTTAAATATATGTGACAATAATTTGGATGGAATAGAGATGGTGGATTTAAATAACACAATTCCTTTAATTTCCAGTGATGCCACATTGACCTATAAATTTTTCAATACTAATTCTGATGCTCAAAATAATATCAATCCTATTCCAAATGTAAATATTGTAACATCCAACAAAATAATTTTCGTACGGGTAACTGCACTATCTTCTATGATTGATTTTGCTGTAATTCAAATTAATTTACTTGATTGTAGCATGAGTACAAGTGACCATGTTTTTACTAAAAAAACTGTTGTTTTTCCTAATCCTGCACATGATTACATCTCAATAAATTCTAAAGAAAACTTTGCGCTGAAAGAAATTTATTCCTTAGATGGAAATAAAATTAAATCTTCTAAGGAAAATAAAATTTTTATATCCGAATTAAAACCAGGTGTTTATATTCTGAAATTATTGAAAAATAATAGTTTTGAAACCATTAAATTTATAAAACTATGA
- a CDS encoding ABC transporter ATP-binding protein, translating to MEKNSIISVQNISFSYDAVEIFKNFSADFERESFTCILGESGSGKSTLLRLINGLLIPQNGLVKIDSEVLTAENLIQKRLEMGYVLQGNSLFPHLTVYQNMIYCLKLLKKSDLYCQEKITELLHLVGLKNDLLQKFPDEISGGQKQRVGIIRAIAHSPKIVLMDEPFSALDSETRDKLQILVKDIHQKLKTTFVMVTHSKEEAKILATNVLEL from the coding sequence ATGGAAAAGAACTCAATTATATCAGTTCAAAATATCAGTTTTTCTTACGATGCTGTAGAGATTTTCAAAAATTTTTCTGCTGATTTTGAAAGAGAAAGTTTTACGTGTATTCTCGGGGAAAGTGGAAGTGGGAAATCAACTTTGCTGCGTCTTATTAATGGACTTCTTATTCCACAAAATGGTTTGGTGAAAATTGATAGTGAAGTTTTAACTGCAGAAAATTTAATTCAAAAAAGATTAGAAATGGGTTATGTTTTACAGGGAAATTCTCTTTTTCCGCATCTTACCGTTTATCAGAATATGATTTACTGTTTGAAATTATTGAAGAAGTCAGATTTATATTGTCAGGAAAAAATTACAGAATTACTACATTTAGTTGGTTTGAAAAATGACCTTTTGCAGAAATTTCCAGATGAGATTTCTGGCGGTCAAAAACAACGCGTCGGAATTATCCGAGCCATTGCTCACAGTCCAAAAATCGTTTTAATGGATGAACCTTTTTCAGCCTTAGACAGCGAAACTCGAGATAAATTACAAATTCTGGTCAAAGATATTCACCAAAAATTGAAGACGACTTTTGTGATGGTAACGCATTCAAAAGAAGAGGCAAAGATTTTAGCAACAAATGTTCTGGAATTATAA